One stretch of Chryseobacterium indologenes DNA includes these proteins:
- a CDS encoding SusC/RagA family TonB-linked outer membrane protein, with protein MKYQLKLLSAGVAFFIGSETYFSQDKQDSLKPQNIEGIVVTALGIKRERKSLGYSTQEVKGEDINKNPTTNFLNNLSGKVAGLEIRQSTNFGGSIDAISRGYKSILGDNQALFVVDGVPIINRNINSTVQQNGFGGYDYGSPVSDINPNDIETVNVLKGAAATALYGSRAQNGAIIITTKKGKKYTQGIGLEYSGSISVSTVDKSTFPEYQTQYGQGYLGNLFPEYQNAPMAFFWHDASYGAPYDPNLMVWQYDAFIPGSQNFGKRTPWVMAKNGPITFFETAINQTNNVALSGGNDKATFRLSYSNTNATDIMPNSSLMKNNFGGNASYKITDKLTATIFANYITQRTKGRNSTGYTDNIMTGFRQWWPTNVDIQYQKYLYETYNKNYTWNILGPDTLFPAYWDNPYFSRYENYQNDRRDRFAGNFSLSYDVSKNINILGRVGIDGYTMITEERKAVGSIPTFFSFNIIEQPSAYAVTNLRFTETNYDLIATYKKNITEDLNLQALLGGNVNVQSNYSNAQTTTGGLYIPGLYTISNSVATPAKPITTDNTKYIYGAFVQASLGYKNTYYLEGTFRRDQSTALPKAKQVYYYPSVSASVVFSNLLKQQWLSFGKIRAAYAEVGSDTNADQLRNRYIPQASLENNPVYSYNTSLRNPDLFPQKLKNFEIGTNMQFFKNRVGLDLSWFRNIAFNQILPLPISLATGSVSKIQNTGELTTKGVELTLNVTPLKSQHFTWDIAINWSNPKTKVTALREGIENITLGSLQGGITINAPLNEEYGSIWGADFVYDPNGNKIVGSNGAYLHTDDSNHNLGSFQSDFVAGLNNSFTYKNFNLSFQIDWKKGGKVFSLDQYYGYGTGLYPDSVGLNDLGNSIRNTLENGGGVILPGVMQDPNNPGHYIPNTIRLDRSMSSQTLETDPPVAAFVYDASFIKLRQVSVSYTFNNQFLKKAGIQNLTLGLIGSNLWIIHKNLPYADPESGLSSGSIQGYQSGVMPATRNFAFNLKVNF; from the coding sequence ATGAAATACCAGTTGAAGCTTTTAAGTGCAGGTGTTGCTTTTTTTATCGGAAGTGAAACCTATTTCAGCCAGGACAAGCAAGACTCCCTCAAGCCTCAGAATATCGAAGGGATTGTTGTTACTGCACTAGGGATCAAAAGAGAAAGAAAATCTCTGGGATATTCTACACAGGAAGTAAAAGGAGAGGATATCAACAAAAATCCTACAACCAATTTCCTGAATAATTTGTCCGGAAAGGTAGCAGGGCTTGAGATCAGGCAGTCTACCAACTTTGGCGGTTCCATAGATGCCATTTCAAGGGGGTATAAATCTATTTTAGGAGATAACCAGGCTCTTTTTGTGGTGGATGGGGTTCCCATTATCAACAGGAATATTAACTCCACAGTTCAGCAGAACGGATTTGGTGGGTATGATTACGGAAGTCCTGTTTCAGATATCAATCCCAATGATATTGAAACCGTGAATGTATTAAAAGGAGCCGCTGCAACTGCTTTATACGGGTCAAGAGCTCAAAATGGTGCGATTATCATTACCACAAAAAAAGGAAAGAAATATACACAGGGTATCGGGCTGGAATATAGTGGAAGCATTAGTGTATCTACCGTTGATAAATCTACCTTCCCGGAATACCAGACCCAATATGGACAAGGATATCTCGGAAATCTTTTTCCGGAATACCAGAATGCTCCCATGGCCTTCTTCTGGCATGATGCTTCATACGGAGCACCCTATGATCCGAATCTTATGGTATGGCAGTATGATGCTTTCATCCCAGGCTCCCAGAATTTCGGAAAGAGAACACCATGGGTAATGGCCAAAAACGGGCCGATCACTTTTTTTGAAACAGCAATTAATCAAACCAATAATGTTGCTTTGAGCGGCGGAAATGACAAAGCAACTTTCCGATTAAGCTATTCTAATACCAATGCCACGGACATTATGCCTAATTCTTCTTTAATGAAAAACAATTTTGGCGGAAATGCATCCTACAAGATTACCGATAAGCTTACGGCCACTATTTTTGCCAACTATATTACACAGAGAACCAAAGGACGAAATTCAACAGGATATACCGATAATATTATGACGGGGTTCCGCCAGTGGTGGCCCACCAATGTAGATATTCAATATCAGAAATACCTTTATGAAACCTACAATAAAAATTATACATGGAATATCTTAGGACCTGATACTCTTTTTCCTGCCTATTGGGATAACCCTTATTTCTCCAGATATGAAAATTATCAGAATGACAGAAGAGATCGTTTTGCAGGAAACTTCAGTCTGAGCTATGATGTTTCCAAAAACATCAATATCCTTGGAAGAGTAGGTATTGACGGCTATACAATGATTACCGAAGAAAGAAAAGCAGTAGGTTCTATCCCTACATTCTTCAGTTTTAATATTATAGAACAGCCTTCAGCCTATGCAGTAACCAATCTCCGTTTTACGGAAACCAATTACGATCTGATTGCTACTTATAAAAAAAATATTACCGAAGACTTAAATCTACAGGCTTTACTGGGTGGAAATGTTAATGTTCAGTCAAACTATTCCAATGCGCAGACAACAACCGGCGGATTATATATTCCGGGACTTTATACGATTTCCAATTCAGTTGCTACTCCTGCCAAACCTATTACAACAGATAATACCAAATATATTTACGGGGCTTTTGTTCAGGCTTCTTTAGGATATAAAAACACCTATTACCTGGAAGGAACGTTCAGAAGGGATCAGTCTACGGCTCTGCCTAAAGCAAAACAGGTCTATTATTACCCTTCGGTTTCTGCCAGTGTAGTATTCTCCAATCTATTGAAACAACAATGGTTAAGTTTCGGAAAGATAAGAGCAGCTTATGCTGAAGTAGGTTCGGACACCAATGCAGATCAATTAAGAAACAGGTATATTCCACAGGCCTCTTTGGAAAATAATCCTGTTTACTCCTACAATACCTCTTTAAGAAATCCAGATCTCTTTCCGCAAAAACTGAAAAATTTTGAGATAGGGACCAATATGCAGTTTTTTAAAAACAGGGTAGGCTTAGACCTTTCATGGTTCAGGAATATTGCATTTAATCAGATATTACCACTTCCCATTTCCCTGGCAACGGGCTCAGTTTCAAAAATACAGAATACAGGAGAGCTTACTACAAAAGGAGTGGAACTTACTTTAAATGTAACGCCATTGAAATCACAGCATTTTACGTGGGATATAGCCATTAACTGGTCTAATCCAAAAACTAAAGTAACGGCCCTTCGGGAAGGTATAGAAAATATTACACTAGGTTCGTTACAAGGTGGTATCACCATTAATGCTCCTCTCAATGAAGAATATGGAAGCATTTGGGGAGCTGACTTTGTTTATGATCCCAATGGAAATAAAATTGTAGGGAGCAATGGCGCTTACCTGCATACGGATGACAGCAATCATAACCTTGGAAGCTTTCAGTCTGATTTTGTGGCAGGCCTTAATAATTCTTTTACCTATAAAAATTTTAACCTAAGTTTTCAGATCGATTGGAAAAAGGGAGGAAAAGTATTTTCCCTGGATCAGTATTACGGTTACGGAACAGGTCTTTATCCGGATTCTGTAGGCTTGAATGATCTCGGAAATTCCATCAGAAATACTCTGGAAAACGGAGGTGGTGTTATTTTACCGGGGGTAATGCAGGATCCTAATAATCCGGGGCATTATATTCCCAACACGATTCGCTTAGACCGTTCAATGTCCAGCCAGACCTTGGAAACCGATCCTCCTGTGGCTGCTTTTGTTTATGATGCAAGCTTCATTAAGCTTCGTCAGGTATCTGTTTCTTATACTTTCAACAATCAGTTTTTGAAAAAGGCAGGAATTCAAAATCTCACACTGGGCCTGATAGGAAGTAATCTATGGATTATTCATAAAAATCTTCCCTATGCAGATCCTGAATCCGGACTGTCATCAGGTAGTATACAAGGATACCAATCCGGGGTAATGCCTGCTACAAGAAACTTCGCCTTTAATCTGAAAGTTAATTTTTAA
- a CDS encoding SusD/RagB family nutrient-binding outer membrane lipoprotein, with translation MKNMIISSLLALMLTNCTSDNVNDDPHVAYNMSPEPLLTYAEKELSDYMTTPSVNENNFRLTMQYWQEVTYVSESNYNFTARNVSNNVWIDNYVNVLNNLNKAKELIEQFQPPASEVNSWPAKKQNQLAIIDIISVYTFQTVVDTFGDIPYTQALNYEKYPLPTYDDDAQIYEKLITRLKTDLNLLKEGEGTFGSGDIFYRGDIGKWKKFGNSLLLKLGIALSDVNPSLAQSTINTAISGGVIINETDNANFRYQEETPNFNPLFENLANSGRSDFFGGKPFIDFLNATSDPRRAQYFKDVHGEYIGQVIGLPGIFSNFSAPGLFAYIPVTPGKILTNTEVAFYLAEAAARFGIGGSPDVLYQNAVQASFVEWGFSAQDVQDYLSNHPYDAANWKKSIGEQAWVAMYNHPVVSWNFYRRLDYPVLQAPPTAIANAGGKVPVRLQYPTLEATTNGTNYAKAATAIGGDKLTTKVFWDVQ, from the coding sequence ATGAAAAATATGATCATAAGCTCCCTTCTAGCACTGATGCTCACGAACTGTACATCAGATAATGTGAATGATGATCCGCATGTAGCTTACAACATGTCTCCTGAACCTCTTCTTACCTATGCAGAAAAGGAGCTAAGCGACTATATGACCACGCCAAGCGTTAATGAAAACAATTTCCGGCTTACCATGCAATACTGGCAGGAGGTAACTTACGTAAGTGAAAGCAATTATAATTTTACAGCAAGAAATGTCTCCAATAATGTTTGGATAGACAATTATGTGAATGTTCTTAATAACCTGAATAAGGCTAAAGAGCTTATAGAACAATTTCAACCGCCAGCCTCTGAAGTAAACTCCTGGCCGGCTAAGAAACAAAATCAGCTGGCGATAATTGATATTATTTCAGTGTATACCTTTCAAACCGTGGTTGATACTTTTGGAGATATCCCTTACACCCAAGCCCTTAATTATGAAAAATATCCTCTTCCCACCTACGACGATGATGCACAGATTTATGAAAAACTAATTACACGGCTGAAAACAGACCTCAATCTGCTGAAGGAAGGAGAAGGAACATTTGGTTCCGGAGATATCTTTTATAGAGGAGACATAGGAAAGTGGAAAAAATTTGGAAATTCACTGCTTTTAAAATTAGGAATTGCTCTGTCAGACGTAAATCCCTCATTGGCTCAATCTACTATAAATACGGCTATTTCCGGTGGAGTTATCATAAATGAAACGGATAATGCGAACTTCAGATATCAGGAAGAGACACCCAATTTTAATCCATTGTTTGAAAACCTTGCCAATAGTGGAAGAAGCGATTTTTTTGGAGGAAAGCCTTTTATAGACTTCCTTAATGCAACATCTGATCCCAGAAGAGCTCAATATTTTAAGGATGTACATGGCGAATATATTGGTCAGGTGATTGGGTTACCAGGGATTTTCTCCAATTTTTCGGCTCCCGGACTCTTTGCTTACATTCCCGTTACTCCCGGAAAAATACTGACCAATACTGAAGTTGCTTTTTACCTGGCAGAAGCAGCAGCCAGATTCGGAATTGGCGGATCTCCTGATGTTCTTTACCAAAATGCAGTACAGGCATCTTTCGTAGAATGGGGGTTTTCTGCTCAGGATGTACAGGATTATCTTTCAAATCATCCTTATGATGCAGCCAACTGGAAAAAATCTATTGGAGAGCAGGCTTGGGTTGCTATGTACAATCATCCTGTAGTGTCCTGGAACTTTTACCGTAGGTTAGATTATCCTGTTTTACAAGCTCCGCCAACTGCTATTGCCAATGCGGGCGGAAAAGTTCCTGTAAGACTTCAATATCCAACATTAGAAGCCACTACCAATGGAACCAATTATGCTAAAGCTGCAACAGCTATAGGGGGTGATAAGCTTACCACCAAAGTTTTTTGGGATGTTCAATAA
- a CDS encoding DMT family transporter gives MNWIALIIAGIFEIGWPLGLKLSQQPQSNKWSWIMFSIACMTVSGAFLWYAQKSIPIGTAYAVWTGIGAVGTLLVGVLFFQDSASILRLLSALLIVVGIIGLKLF, from the coding sequence ATGAACTGGATTGCATTAATTATTGCAGGAATTTTTGAAATCGGATGGCCATTAGGTCTTAAGTTATCTCAGCAGCCTCAAAGTAATAAATGGAGCTGGATCATGTTTTCGATAGCATGTATGACAGTGAGCGGCGCATTTCTCTGGTATGCCCAGAAAAGTATTCCCATTGGGACAGCCTATGCCGTATGGACGGGAATTGGTGCAGTAGGAACTTTATTGGTGGGTGTTTTGTTTTTCCAGGATTCAGCAAGTATTTTAAGATTATTATCTGCATTACTGATTGTAGTTGGAATTATTGGACTTAAACTTTTTTAA
- the mug gene encoding G/U mismatch-specific DNA glycosylase, with protein MLTDIISPHLDVIFCGINPGLKSSNDGHHFSGRSNRFWKVMHQSGFTPYEIEAVNDTVILDFGCGLTTAVARATSRADELSKDEFDEALETFTTKITKFQPQYVAFLGKAAYKAFSKKKEIQWGQQSEDFCGAKIWVLPNTSGLNRGFSLDDLVGYYKEFYQDIHP; from the coding sequence ATGTTAACGGATATCATTTCGCCTCATCTGGATGTTATTTTTTGTGGAATTAATCCCGGTTTGAAATCATCCAATGACGGCCATCACTTTTCAGGAAGAAGCAATCGTTTTTGGAAAGTAATGCATCAATCAGGATTTACACCTTACGAAATTGAAGCAGTGAATGATACTGTTATTCTGGACTTCGGATGTGGCTTAACAACAGCTGTTGCCAGAGCAACGTCCCGTGCTGACGAACTTTCAAAAGATGAATTTGATGAAGCGCTTGAAACTTTTACAACCAAAATAACGAAATTTCAACCTCAATATGTAGCTTTTCTGGGTAAAGCGGCCTATAAAGCATTCTCTAAAAAGAAGGAAATCCAATGGGGGCAGCAGTCAGAGGATTTCTGTGGTGCTAAAATATGGGTTTTACCTAATACCAGCGGCTTGAATCGTGGATTTTCTCTGGATGATCTTGTTGGGTATTATAAAGAATTTTATCAGGATATTCACCCATAG
- a CDS encoding DNA-3-methyladenine glycosylase yields MKLPLSYYSNQDVLFMAQDLLGKVLFTNIDGEITAGIIVETEAYHGVSDKASHAYGGRRTDRTETLYNQGGISYVYLCYGIHHLFNVVTSVEDDPHAVLVRAVEPLIGKEIMEMRRNMPASKAAISAGPGSAAKALGIDRSFNKKDLNGSDIWIEDHGIHYSSDTIVAGPRIGVAYAQEDALLPWRFFVNGNKYVSKPNKI; encoded by the coding sequence TTGAAACTCCCTCTCTCCTATTATTCCAATCAAGACGTTCTTTTTATGGCTCAGGATCTTCTGGGAAAAGTACTTTTTACAAATATTGATGGTGAAATAACAGCAGGAATTATTGTAGAGACTGAAGCGTATCATGGAGTATCAGACAAAGCTTCTCATGCTTATGGCGGCAGGCGTACAGACAGAACTGAGACTTTATATAATCAGGGCGGGATTTCCTATGTGTACTTATGTTATGGAATCCATCACCTTTTCAATGTTGTGACTTCTGTGGAGGATGACCCTCATGCTGTTCTGGTGAGGGCTGTTGAGCCATTAATAGGAAAAGAAATTATGGAAATGAGGAGAAATATGCCGGCTTCCAAAGCAGCCATTTCTGCCGGCCCCGGATCTGCTGCTAAAGCATTGGGAATTGATCGTTCTTTCAATAAAAAAGATCTGAATGGAAGTGATATCTGGATTGAAGATCATGGGATTCACTATTCTTCTGATACTATTGTTGCAGGGCCTCGTATAGGTGTAGCTTATGCACAGGAAGACGCTCTGTTACCCTGGAGATTTTTTGTAAACGGGAATAAATATGTAAGTAAACCAAACAAAATATAG
- a CDS encoding S9 family peptidase — protein sequence MKNIKKITAIALYFLCLSPLAAQKTQWTPDGNAYYSFTQNGVGIIDVLNPGKDQAFLSNNELIPSGSSTALEVQSFQVSPDSKSLLLFTNTKKVWRDNTRGDYWVFDKNTKKLTQLGKDLPTSSLMFAKFSPDGKKVAYVSKHNIYIEDLSNNQLTKITNDGTDRMINGTFDWAYEEEFGTQDGFRWSPDGRKIAYWKLDARGTKNFLMINNTDSLYSFTVPVEYPKVGEDPSGCSIWFYDLASKSSKKADIEGDEVQHYIPRMEWVLDSKSIILQQLNRKQNQSKIIVADAQSGNSKTIHTETDAAWIDIKSRWNENDPSGWDWINNGKEFLWLSEKDGWRHIYKIDMNGKETLLTKDAFDVIKPDFFDIPNKQIYFLASPGNATQKYLYKVSMQGGKAQRLTPEAYTGSNQYMISPNGKIAMFSNSSVNGRSAGAVVSLPEHKELVAAKSVSKADPERSKTEFFQITTQDGVTLDGWVVKPKDFDPNKKYPIVFMVYGEPGSQTVTDNFYTGKNGLYIGDMAQDGYLYVSLENRGTPAPKGREWRKSIYRKIGQLNIRDQAMGAKALFAKWPYVDTSRVAVWGWSGGGSSTLNLLGQYPDIYQTGIAIAPVANQLFYDNIYQERYMGLPQENREDFVNGSPLAYAKNLKGNLLLVHGTGDDNVHYQNTEVYINELVKYNKQFQLMSYPNRTHSISEGEGTSLHLATMFTKYLKEHCPPGGR from the coding sequence ATGAAGAATATTAAAAAAATAACGGCTATTGCCTTATACTTTCTGTGCCTGTCGCCATTGGCTGCGCAAAAAACACAATGGACTCCTGACGGGAATGCTTATTATTCGTTTACCCAAAATGGGGTTGGAATTATAGATGTGCTGAATCCCGGAAAAGATCAGGCTTTTTTAAGCAATAATGAATTGATTCCTTCGGGGAGCTCTACAGCTTTAGAAGTACAGAGTTTTCAGGTTTCTCCTGATAGCAAAAGTTTGCTGCTTTTCACTAATACCAAGAAAGTATGGCGAGACAATACCCGCGGAGATTACTGGGTTTTTGATAAAAATACCAAGAAACTTACTCAGCTTGGAAAAGATTTACCAACATCATCGTTAATGTTTGCTAAGTTTTCTCCTGATGGTAAAAAGGTAGCCTATGTGTCTAAACATAATATTTATATTGAAGACCTTTCCAATAATCAGCTTACTAAGATTACGAATGATGGTACAGACCGGATGATTAACGGTACTTTCGATTGGGCTTATGAAGAAGAATTCGGGACTCAGGATGGTTTTAGATGGTCTCCTGATGGACGTAAAATTGCTTACTGGAAACTTGATGCACGAGGAACAAAAAACTTTCTGATGATTAATAATACAGACAGTCTGTATTCATTTACGGTTCCTGTAGAGTATCCAAAAGTGGGTGAAGATCCTTCGGGATGCAGCATCTGGTTCTATGATCTTGCCTCAAAATCTTCTAAGAAAGCAGATATTGAAGGTGATGAAGTACAGCATTATATTCCACGAATGGAATGGGTACTGGATTCTAAATCCATCATTTTGCAACAATTGAACAGAAAACAGAATCAAAGTAAGATTATTGTGGCTGATGCTCAGTCGGGAAACAGCAAAACGATCCATACAGAGACTGATGCTGCATGGATTGATATCAAATCGAGATGGAATGAGAACGACCCAAGCGGCTGGGATTGGATCAACAATGGTAAAGAATTTTTATGGCTTTCTGAAAAAGACGGCTGGAGACATATTTATAAAATAGATATGAATGGTAAAGAAACCTTGCTTACCAAAGATGCTTTTGATGTGATAAAACCAGATTTTTTTGATATTCCGAATAAGCAGATCTACTTTTTAGCTTCTCCGGGTAATGCTACCCAGAAATATCTGTATAAAGTAAGTATGCAGGGCGGAAAAGCTCAAAGATTAACTCCTGAGGCCTACACAGGATCCAATCAATATATGATTTCTCCCAATGGGAAAATCGCGATGTTTAGCAACAGCAGTGTTAATGGTCGTTCAGCAGGAGCTGTAGTATCATTACCGGAACATAAGGAACTTGTAGCGGCGAAGAGTGTGTCAAAAGCTGATCCTGAAAGATCTAAAACAGAATTTTTCCAGATCACCACACAAGATGGTGTTACATTAGACGGATGGGTGGTAAAACCTAAAGATTTTGATCCCAACAAAAAATATCCCATTGTTTTCATGGTCTATGGTGAACCGGGTTCCCAGACCGTAACAGATAATTTCTATACTGGGAAAAATGGTTTATATATCGGAGATATGGCTCAGGATGGATATTTATATGTTTCTCTTGAAAACCGCGGAACACCAGCTCCTAAAGGCCGTGAGTGGAGAAAATCGATCTACCGTAAAATAGGACAGCTTAATATCCGCGATCAGGCAATGGGTGCTAAAGCATTATTTGCAAAATGGCCGTATGTAGATACTTCCAGAGTTGCCGTATGGGGCTGGAGCGGTGGAGGCTCTTCTACTTTGAATCTTTTAGGACAATACCCTGATATCTACCAAACAGGAATTGCCATTGCCCCGGTAGCCAATCAACTGTTCTACGATAATATTTATCAGGAACGTTATATGGGGCTTCCACAGGAGAACAGAGAAGATTTTGTCAACGGTTCTCCATTGGCTTATGCTAAAAATCTGAAAGGGAATCTTCTATTGGTTCACGGAACCGGTGATGATAATGTACATTATCAGAATACGGAAGTTTATATTAATGAGCTTGTAAAATACAACAAACAGTTTCAGCTGATGTCTTACCCTAACAGAACGCACTCTATCAGTGAAGGGGAAGGAACATCACTGCATTTGGCTACCATGTTTACGAAATATTTAAAAGAACATTGTCCTCCTGGAGGAAGATAG
- a CDS encoding aminopeptidase P family protein, with the protein MFSAQTYQDRRAVLQSNVASGILLFLGNIENPVNFEHNPYYFRQDSTFLYYFGIQEPRIAALIDIDENKTIIFGDELSIDDIVWMGRQETLKEKSLKSDVQETLPYAELSQYLLKAQSSGRKVHYLPPYQPSNKILLTDLLGITIAGLQPSVEMIKAVVKQRSVKEAQEIVQIEEAVNVSNEMHLLAMRMAKPGVKEYEIANAIQYLAANKECQMSYPPIVTINGGILHNHYRLNTLKEGDLFLNDSGAETAMGYAGDLTRTFPVSKTFSTKQREMYDIVLNSFNNAHHLLKPGVKFKDIYLKASEYLVEGLVDLGLMKGNPEEAVKNNAHTLFFQCGLGHMMGLDVHDMEDLGEQYIGYTEEEPKDTQTFGLKSLRLGKALESGYVVTVEPGIYMIPELIDIWQAESKNAEFINYDKVNEYRNFGGVRVEDDFLITDDGYRLLGNGLITTVDEIETYRAEHLA; encoded by the coding sequence ATGTTTTCAGCACAGACTTATCAAGACAGAAGAGCCGTATTACAGAGCAATGTGGCCAGTGGAATTCTATTATTTTTAGGAAATATAGAGAATCCTGTAAATTTTGAGCATAATCCTTATTATTTCCGCCAGGACAGTACTTTCCTGTATTATTTCGGAATTCAGGAGCCTAGAATTGCAGCCCTTATTGATATTGATGAAAATAAGACCATCATTTTCGGAGATGAACTGAGTATTGATGATATTGTATGGATGGGAAGGCAGGAAACTTTGAAAGAAAAGAGCCTGAAATCCGATGTACAGGAAACCTTACCTTACGCGGAGCTTTCTCAATACCTTCTGAAAGCGCAATCTTCTGGCAGAAAGGTACATTATCTTCCTCCTTATCAGCCTTCCAATAAAATTTTACTGACTGATCTTTTAGGGATTACAATTGCTGGATTACAGCCTTCTGTAGAGATGATTAAAGCTGTAGTAAAACAACGCTCTGTAAAAGAAGCTCAGGAAATTGTACAGATCGAAGAAGCAGTGAATGTATCCAATGAAATGCATCTGCTGGCTATGAGAATGGCTAAACCGGGTGTTAAAGAATATGAAATTGCCAATGCGATTCAATATCTTGCTGCTAATAAAGAATGCCAGATGTCTTATCCGCCGATTGTTACCATAAACGGAGGTATCCTTCATAATCATTATCGTCTTAATACGCTGAAGGAAGGAGATCTTTTCCTTAATGATTCTGGTGCTGAAACAGCAATGGGATATGCAGGTGACTTAACCAGAACATTTCCTGTAAGCAAAACTTTCAGCACGAAACAAAGGGAAATGTATGATATTGTTCTGAATTCATTTAATAATGCTCATCATCTTTTGAAACCTGGTGTTAAGTTTAAAGATATTTACCTGAAAGCTTCTGAATATCTGGTAGAAGGACTTGTTGATTTGGGATTGATGAAAGGAAACCCTGAAGAAGCCGTTAAAAACAATGCCCATACCCTATTTTTCCAATGTGGATTAGGGCACATGATGGGATTGGATGTGCATGATATGGAAGATCTCGGAGAACAATATATTGGGTATACAGAAGAAGAACCAAAAGATACCCAAACATTTGGTCTTAAGTCTTTACGTTTAGGAAAAGCTTTAGAATCCGGCTATGTAGTGACGGTAGAACCCGGTATTTATATGATTCCTGAGTTGATCGATATCTGGCAGGCTGAAAGTAAAAATGCAGAATTTATTAATTACGATAAAGTGAATGAATACCGAAACTTCGGCGGCGTTCGTGTAGAAGACGATTTCCTGATTACAGATGATGGGTACAGACTTCTTGGAAACGGATTGATTACTACTGTTGATGAAATTGAAACCTACAGAGCAGAACATTTAGCTTAA
- a CDS encoding AraC family transcriptional regulator, translating into MKSLQFSVPADTNKSIRIQEDIMPNFYPYFHRHTETQIMWILKGHGTLAIEQNLFAFEPGDIFYLGANQSHVFKGDFAENEKQKVHAISIFFDPDKKISAFFDLPEFGELKNFIEHSKVGFQVASKLKASVGESMAALQKTHGVEQIIDFIKILNHLMQNRHLHIPLSSEKNLPNHISDNDQRIIDAQSYIKKNFTQHKLTLDAIAKEACMTPQAFCRSFKKRTRITYIQYLNELRVQRACRLLTSSNMYSISSVAFNSGFNSLTNFNRVFKSIMKYSPKEYLKHYKEATFDHE; encoded by the coding sequence ATGAAAAGTCTTCAGTTTTCAGTTCCTGCCGACACCAATAAAAGTATCCGCATTCAGGAAGATATTATGCCTAATTTCTATCCTTATTTCCATCGGCATACTGAAACGCAGATCATGTGGATTCTTAAAGGGCATGGTACTCTTGCTATAGAACAGAACCTTTTCGCTTTTGAACCAGGAGATATCTTTTATCTGGGAGCCAATCAATCTCACGTTTTCAAAGGAGATTTTGCAGAAAATGAAAAGCAAAAAGTGCATGCTATCTCTATTTTCTTCGATCCTGATAAAAAAATATCCGCGTTCTTTGATTTACCGGAATTTGGAGAACTTAAGAACTTCATCGAACATTCTAAAGTAGGATTCCAGGTTGCTTCAAAATTAAAAGCAAGTGTAGGCGAGAGTATGGCTGCCTTACAAAAGACACATGGGGTAGAACAAATCATAGATTTTATCAAGATTCTCAACCACCTGATGCAAAACAGACATCTGCATATTCCATTATCTTCGGAAAAGAACCTACCTAATCATATTTCAGACAACGATCAGAGGATTATAGATGCCCAATCCTATATTAAGAAGAATTTTACCCAGCATAAACTTACCCTTGATGCTATTGCCAAAGAAGCTTGTATGACGCCTCAGGCATTCTGCAGATCCTTTAAAAAACGGACAAGAATTACTTATATTCAATATCTTAATGAATTACGGGTGCAAAGAGCCTGCAGGTTATTAACCTCCAGCAACATGTACAGCATCTCATCTGTTGCTTTTAATAGCGGATTTAACAGTTTAACCAATTTCAACCGGGTGTTTAAATCCATTATGAAATATTCTCCCAAGGAATATCTGAAGCACTATAAAGAAGCTACTTTTGACCACGAATAA